From the Mammaliicoccus sciuri genome, the window TATTGATCAAGCACAAATTACGACAATATCTGTTGCCGAGCAATATAGAGGTAATGGAATAGGACAAATGTTATTAGAGTATGTGATGACTTTTGCAAGTGCAACTTGTACAACGATGAGCTTAGAAGTAAGAGTGGATAATGAAGCGGCCAGACACGTTTATGAGAAAGCTGGTTTTACGTATGGTGGCGTTAGGAAAAATTATTATGGCGATGGAGAGGATGCTAAAGTGATGTGGGTGAGTCTAAAAAATGTCTGAATCAATTATATTAAGTATAGAAACAAGTTGTGATGAAACAGCAGCAAGCGTCATAAAAAACGGCAATGAAATTATCAGTAATGAAGTTGTTACACAAATGATGACACATAAAAAATTTGGCGGTGTAGTACCAGAAGTAGCGAGTCGTCAACACGTTGAAGTGATGACAACAGTGATTGATGAAGCTTTGAAAAATGCAAATATGCAAATGGATGACATTGATGCAATAGCCGTAACAGAAGGTCCAGGATTAATTGGTGCTTTACTTGTCGGTGTTGCAAGTGCTAAAGCCTTAGCATTTAGTCATCAAAAGCCACTTATTCCAGTTCATCATATTGCAGGGCATATTTATGCTAATCATCTCGTTAAACCATTAGAATTTCCTTTAATTGCACTAATCGTTTCTGGTGGACATACAGAACTGATTTACATGAAAAATCATTTAGATTTTGAAGTTATAGGTGAAACGCGCGATGATGCAGTCGGTGAGGCATATGACAAAGTTGCTAGAACAATAGGTTTACCATATCCAGGAGGTCCTGAAGTTGATAGACTTGCACAAATCGGTAAAGATACTTTGAATTTCCCTAGAGTATGGTTAGAGAAAGACAGTTATGATTTCAGTTTCAGTGGGTTGAAAAGTGCGGTTATTAATACATTGCATAATAAAAAGCAAAAAAATGAAGAAATCATTAAAGAAGATGTTGCGACTAGTTTCCAAAATAGTGTTGTAGAAGTACTTGTCGGCAAAACAATGGCCGCAGTTAAAGACTATGATGTTCAACAATTAATTGTAGCTGGTGGTGTAGCTGCGAATAAAGGTTTACGTCATGCACTTGAGCAAGAATCAAACAAATTAGGAATAGATCTTAGTATTCCACCATTAAATTTATGTACAGATAATGCTGCTATGATAGGGTCAGTAGCTCATTACTTGTATGAAAAT encodes:
- the tsaD gene encoding tRNA (adenosine(37)-N6)-threonylcarbamoyltransferase complex transferase subunit TsaD; amino-acid sequence: MSESIILSIETSCDETAASVIKNGNEIISNEVVTQMMTHKKFGGVVPEVASRQHVEVMTTVIDEALKNANMQMDDIDAIAVTEGPGLIGALLVGVASAKALAFSHQKPLIPVHHIAGHIYANHLVKPLEFPLIALIVSGGHTELIYMKNHLDFEVIGETRDDAVGEAYDKVARTIGLPYPGGPEVDRLAQIGKDTLNFPRVWLEKDSYDFSFSGLKSAVINTLHNKKQKNEEIIKEDVATSFQNSVVEVLVGKTMAAVKDYDVQQLIVAGGVAANKGLRHALEQESNKLGIDLSIPPLNLCTDNAAMIGSVAHYLYENNRFSNMKLNGKSSLDIEVF
- the rimI gene encoding ribosomal protein S18-alanine N-acetyltransferase; this translates as MEKQSNEALEIRKMSIEDVPQVYEIENHSFTQSSWSIDAFYHELEKNEFAHYFVVSIGEEIIAYCGLWLVIDQAQITTISVAEQYRGNGIGQMLLEYVMTFASATCTTMSLEVRVDNEAARHVYEKAGFTYGGVRKNYYGDGEDAKVMWVSLKNV